The sequence cgGCGTCCTTCTCTAGCAGGGCCTGCTCGCTCCGCTGCCTGaagtcctccgcctccacctTGCGCTGGACGTCGGCCGCAGCTCGCTCttcctcccgcgcgcgcgtctcgctctcgagtCGCCGCTCGAGAGCGCGGATCTGCccggcgagctcctcgacTTGCTTCGCATGCTCCAgcctggcgcgcgcgagcttcgcctcccccgcctcgaggagctcgaggcagATGCCgtccttctgctgcagctgcgcgagctgctcgCGGATGACGCGGTCTTTCTCGCTGTCAAGCCGCTTCAGGCTCTGGTACTTGCCCCgccacacgcgcacgcgcagctgcagcgccgagagctgacgcgtctcgcgcagcgccgcctcaaatgcctcgtcgtcttcgctgagCCGCGAGCACCGCgtgctgccttcgcctgcggccgccgccgcagcctcctcgccctcgagccCCTGCGCAAAcaagagaggaagcgcgccggcagccgccgctgcggcgctgggcgacgcggccgaagaggcggcagaagaagccgacggcgaggcggaagcagGAAGGAGGGGCATGTAGGCTCGCAGagccgcttcctcgtccttcAGCACGAGCTCCAGCTGGCGCTCGATTGCGCTTGGGGGATGCGCTGGAAGGCAGCCAAACGCCGGCGATGAAAAAGGAGCAGGTCGCGGCAGGGCTTGTGCGTCCGCCACCAGCGCTTTTTCTTTCAACGAAACTCCAGCCGGAtcctctcgtcgcccgctCGCAAAGTCTTGATACACCCTGGCACCCCCGTTCTCCCCGCCCtcagccgcctcctcttcgtcggtctcctcgcccctgagcgcctcgtcgtgatcgccggcggcctcttctccaGGCACACTGTCTGCGgctcctcgctcgcgagtGCTGCCCTCACGTCCAGCTGCTGGGGGcgctccctctgcgccacctggggcgtccgccgcgatgccggcgaacgcagacacagaggaagcacgagggagcgaggcgctcgcgtgaggcgcggcgagggggagTGGCGGAGGGGCGACCGGCAGCGTGAGCTGttcaggcggcgccgagtaGGCGACCTCAAGTCTGTCGCGCGCAACGAAGAAGTTCgagaggagcgacggcgcaggctcgcgcggcttgCGACCCGCGAAGACTGGCGAGGTCGAGCtggacgaggcaggcgacgcgaggggAGAGGCAAAGGAAgtcggcgcgtgcgcagccgccagcggcagcggagcagaggccgcaccAGCGGCCGGCATCTGAGCCAGAGGCTCCTGCGGAGCGGTTggccccgcggcgcagccgagcgacgccggcgcctgagGCTCCTCGCCAGCCTTGCAGTCGcccaaggcgccgccgaccgcgggcGGACCCCAGAGAACGCCGACGGGGCGAggggcgcccgacgccgcggcggaggacgaagcagacgacgcagcggaagctgaagaggccagcacagaggaagaagaagccaaAGAGGccgaaagagaggaagaggacgctgaacaggccgcgcgagaaccagaggccgcgagaggcgacggcagggcggcggaagaagcggagggggACGAGCAGGGCAAAGATGAGGCGgccagcgagggcggaggagccggctcgagcgacgcggagagcgtcgcaggcgcgggcgatggaggcgcgtcagtcggcgagcgcggcatcGACGTGTCGCCTGCAAAGAGCGGCGAGAAGCTCTCTACAGGTCGACCGCTGGAAGGctccgcttcggcggcatcggctgcgccggctgcctcgAGTGCCTCGTCCACGATCTCTGCGCTCAGAtccgagagcgagagcgaaggccgatgggcgccgctcgcgccgcggcgcccttcgAACGGTTCCTCGTCCGCCGAGTTTGGAGCGACAGCTGCAGGCTGGCGGCCGCTGGTCGGGCGTGCCGCCGAGTGCGTGGCGGGTGAGTGCGGCGAGCACGGGCTCCGGCGCTGAGGGGCGCTGTCGGCGCCTTCTACCGGCGGCGACAGACTCTCAAGTGTGCGCTGGTAGACGCGCAGTTCTTCGTGTGCGTCGGCGAAGTTCTTTCGCCACCTGACAAACACCgactcctccgcgtcgtcctctcggcgcagaggcgagccgcgccgcgccggcgacgagcgcgctGATGAGAaaggcggcgaagctcgaaccgaagagggcgcgcgcgacgaagaggcgcgcgacgtcgggggaggcgaagcggagcgaggcggcgaagacgcgaacgaCATGGTGGCGTTCGCGGTGGCAGAGAAGTCAAGGCACAACAGAGGCTGCTCACGCGCGAGGGATTCCCGTGGCGGGTCGCTGCCTTCTTGCTGGCTgtcgcccgctgcgcagcccggatcgcagctgcgcctgcagctttctccttcctctgaAGCGTCTCCTTGAAAACGGCGGGCCTCGAGCCCTTGCACCTCGATCGTCTCCGCGAGGCGGACTCCGTCGGCTGCACTCTCGTGAAAGCCTGCAACTCCCAGCGCCACGCcgtcgcttccgcttcttttCTGCGCTTCGTCTTCAGCGGCCACGGCCTCTCCAGACACAACGCCTAgatctcctcgccgcgcctccgctcttccttcttcttcgctgcgaaTGAAGTCCTCTCCACAGTCGGCTTGTgctgcagagccgcgcgactcTGCCTCGTTTCCGTTTTCTTGGCTGCGGTCGCTGTGACTGCCTCTCCGGTCTTCTGGGAATTCTGCCTCagtttcctcttcgtcgtgcTTCCCCGCTATGCTTGCCAGctcgtcctcttctgtgttctccgtctcctctggCTCGGTGGCGTCTCCCCGCTCCAGTTCTTCCCGCCGATCGTTCGcattcgcttcctcctccgtcgccctcagGTCTTCTGCCCCGTCTTCGGCTGCACTCGGAtctccttccgcttcttcctctgcgagctcctcgccttcctcctcttcagggTTGCGTCCGTGAACTCCACTCAACCTACCTTGCTCGAaacgctcttcttcctttgcgctcggcgcgtcgtcctccgccgctgcggcgattttctcgcggtcgcccttcgcgcgtctctctcgcgcgctgccctctctcgcgctcctctcctcggtgccgttttcttcttcctcgtgaGTACAGAACCTTCGTGCGGagtcgcgcgccgaggaggctgtCGTGGTCACAACGGGCACCAGCCCGCGGGTGGCTGGATGGAAAAAAGTCGCTGCCGCCTTAAGCTCTTCGGGCCCCGCGGGCTCCCCCCCGCAGCTTTCGGTCCTCCCAGACAAAAGTTTAAGTATTCGTGTGTATCGCTGATCTCCGCGGACTCCCCCTCGAACGCCGCAAACGCCTTCAGGCGCTCCTCAGCTTCTCTACGGCCGAGGTACTCTGCGTGTGagttcgcgggcgccgcggcctcgtctcgcgggcctgcgtctctgccgccgtcttcgaGTTCCTGGAACGTGGCTGCCGAGCCCCGCGCTGCCAGTGACCGCGGGGATGCTTCTGAGACGCGTAGACTTCCAGTCGCTCCCTCCTTCGCCAGTTGAGCTGCCTTGTCGCTCGCGACCTCctcgtggcgccggccgcactCGCGCTTTCGCCcagtccgccgcggctcgaggcgaaggccgccgaagcgagCTGCTTCGGGAGTTCCCGCCTTCGCCAGCAGAGAAGCCGCTGCCGACGCAGACaagagcgaagacgcgaagcgcgcagacccgcggcgcgacgcagcgaggaagctccgaggcgtcgcgacccctgcgccggcggagtcCTTTTGAGGCGAGTGTTTCCCTGGGCCTGTCTCCACCCCTGCCCAATgaggcttcttctctctccctccctcgtcgtccgccgcctccgccccccttttccggcgcggcgacaacACACGCGCGAGCGGGCGGGACACCAcacgcgaggccgcccgGAAGGCTGCACTCGCCACTGCGTGGCCGGCTCTGGTTGTGCGGCTGCCGACGGAGAACGCCGACGCAGTCCGCGGgacgcgcgtcgtctcctccttctgTGGTCTCTTCGGCGAAACCAGACCTGGGCCCCCTGAGCGGCCGAGCAGAGCCCTGCGCGCGTcagccttctctgcgtcgccacgAACGATTGTGCGGACCTCGTGTGCGACGTCTGAGGCGGCGCGTTCTCGGCGCCCTGCTTTGCCTTCGGCCTCCcctcggccttcgcgctgcgcagaggtCGCCACGCCTTGCTTCGCGGACGAGGGCGCAGCCTctggagacgcagcggaccctcgtctctgcggcgagacgaacgcaagcgacgccgagagatggcgctgcagcgacgacgaggacagcCCCCTGCGAATTTCgcgcccctgcgcgccggccggactcgcgggcgccgagggagCTCCACTCTGAGCAGATCCCGCAGCCGACAGCtccctggcggcggccggcgcgcctgtctgattctcgcctctcggcgcgcgagttgaagcagaagacagcgacCGCACAGCAGACGGCACAGAAGGAGaagccgaggcagcggccgaCGCAGCAAGGgttgaagaggaggcggagagcgaggcttCCAGGGCCGAGCGAGATCTCTGCGAGCTGGGGGGGACTGCAGCTTCGGGCCTCCTAGCCACGCGCAGACTTAGCCTTGCCTCACTTCGCGACCCAGGgtgctcgcctcgcccttccgTCACCAGTCGACcagcctcgccttctccgatGCTGcctgcgaggacgccgcgctgctcgcgttGTCCCCTAGGAGTGTCTACGCCCAAGTAAGCAGGACAGAAAACTGCCCCTGTGATCTGGTCGCCTTCCGGACTTTCGGCTTGCTCGCAGCGCTGAGGGGTGCCACaggaagaggacgaaacCTGgaccggcggcagccgcgacgcagcagaggaaaTCTGCCAAGAAGAaacgggcgacgcaggacgcggagacgccggtcTCGCGAGCTGCAGATCGCTTAAAAGCAGGCCGGGGGCAGCGTCGTCAGCGCCGTCGAAAGGCGCCGACTGTACGTCCACCTGGTGTGGGCCCCccgcggaagacggagacgcgACGGAGTGCACCGACAGACCAGAGAGAGGCCGGGACGAAGGGGCCTCCGACGCTATCGAAGAAGCCGAGATTGCAACAGACGCGCCAGCCACTgccgaggaaggaggcgcaggcgacaaagaaggcgacgagccACTGAGCAGCCTcgcgacccccccccctgttTCAGCAGCGGGGCTCGCtcggggggggcgggagaggAAAGACCGCCGGAGAACTGGAGCACCGGGGCGTGGAGACGGAGCGACTCAGGCGAAAGCGCGaacggcgaggcagaagaagagagcgaaggatGAACGAGCGTCCCGTCAGGCcgatgcggaggcggcgaggatgACGCAGGGCCCCATagctgctgcgggcgccgcggccacgGAGggccgacgaaggcgaagccgcgcacaggcgaaggcgcaaaCTCCGCCGAAACAGACAGCGGCTTGGCGCCGTCAGACCAGCTGCCCTCGTGCGCGCGagctctcgcgccttccgtGTCGGCGTTCAGCGGGAgagtcgcccgcgcggggcCTTGAAGTGAATGAGCGGGAGCaaaagagggagagaccGGCGTCAGGAGACCGCAGGCCGGCAACTGTCGACGGTCAGGGGTCGAAACGGcggcagacagcgaagagcCGGAGTGTGAAGAGATCGTGGGAGGCGCAGGGtacgcgccggcagcaggcCCACAAGACGGAGAGGCCTGAGAAGGAGATTGAGGCGAACAGCCGGGCGAGGGGCGTcccgcagaaggcggagccGGCTGACTCTGGTTCGCCGTTTGACGCGGCGAGGGATGCGACAGACCGCTGCGGGGGGCCGAGTCCTTCTGGGAAtaagagagagaaaaagaagtaGGAGGAAAAttcgcaggaggaggcggtcCCCCACACGCTCTCACTACTACGCTCTGAGAAGGAACGACGACCTCAGACGAGCTCGATCTCTGCACGTTCGGCCGGGGCTGCCCCGCCGCCACCACGTAGACGTCCGGGCTCGCACCCGGCACGttcgggtgtacgtacaccacgcgcgagcggctgcctGAGACAGAGGAACTCGACGAAGcgagcgcagccgaggccgcaagatctgcagaagcagaacgcgccgacgacgacacCCAGCGACACGAGGGCCTTCCGGGGGGTACGGGAGGCTTCGAGGCAGCTGAAACTTCTGCCGGGGATGATACGCTTCTCCAGTGGCCTTCTgaccgcgacagccgcggcagcgacggccaGTCTGACACTGAAGGAAGTCGCGACGTCGAACTTGCTAGACCGACAGCAGGGAGAGCCTGCTCAGTTCGCCAGGATACACCGTGTTCGTCTCGCGCCCCGACACGGGCCTGCGTGCTCGGTAGGCTGTCCGCAGGAAGCCCGTCTACGGActgcgagcgcagcggcgcgccttccgccttctgGAGGCTTCTCCCGTCGCCTGCATGAACGtggcgcgcgggagagggcACGGACGACGATGCGGACGAGCCACCGAAGGACACGGATTCGGAAGACTGGAGGGACCAAGAGAAAGGCAGAccgggagaggcgccggcaggcgacgaagggcCCAGATCCGGCTGTGGAGCGCTCTGGCCTCTGGGCGCGTAGCGCGggagcaggcgacgcgacgcTCTGCGCTGTTCGACCTCCTGGCGGACGAGCTGCTGATTTTTCCAGTGAAGATGAAGGAGGAGCTGCTCATCGCAGGCCGacagcggagaagcagcggaaggcaggagcgagggagagaaaggaggGTCAGTGGCCGCAGTTGGCAACGGAGGGGGCGtggcgagagaaggcgccggcagagcgagcggcggcgccgacggcgcagtCGGGAGGCCGAACGATGCGGAGGAGGGgccggaagacgacgaacaGACTTCGGACGCTAAAGCGGAAGTGGCAAAGGCGGAAGCAGACAGTGGGtacggaggaggaggagaggacaGAGACTGGGGGATGCGCGTCCCTTGAGACGAATCCTTTTCGCCTCCTGGATCTGCAGGAACAGCCGCAGTCGACGGGCGCGTCGACAGGGCcgaagaaggggaagaagagggagagacacgcgaacGAAAAAACTCGAACATCGGAGCTTCGGGGGGGCGTGTGTGACCGCCACGGTCGAAGAAGTACCGAAGGGGCAGAGCTGAGCCAAGGAAGCGGGcttgcttcttcgccgcgtctcacCGTGTGCGTAACACCCAGGTGTGCTTTCACCTCCCACGGTTCCCCTTTTATTTTCCCGCTCTCCTTCCAGCTGTCACTTGCTGCCTGAACTGACGCAAGAGCAAGAGGAAACCCCCGGCAAAGCGTCTGCGTCGATGGGATTGGAAACGCAAGACGGCGCCCTTGTGAGAACCGAaagggaggcgagagacacaCGGCCCACCCCCGCGGTAAATGAAGCGATAAGGAGCGGAGATGAAAACCTgaagcgacgaggaaggacgGAAAAACACTCCAGATCCACAAAGTGTCAGGCTCTCCAAGATACGACCGTAGAGAAGCCAAAGATGAAGCACAGAGGGGCCCTGGGTGGCGGGTCGGCTGACGCTGACAGGaacggaagaaaaaaaaacgcagcaTAAGAGTTCGAATCGAAGGGTAGATTCAGTATCTTGTTTTGAAGACAAAACgggatgcatgcatacagAGGGGGGCAGTCTGCACCATCACACACCGCGACTGTAGAACACCTCGATAAAGAAGAGTCCGGGAAGAGGAATGAATAAGAGAACAGAAACTGGTTTGAAATCATCTTCGAATAAGAGAAGCGGAATGATGTCCAGCATTTAGACAGCAAGGAAGCTCATGCATCAGCCTTGCACACTCGCCGATCCGGCAGGACAGCCAGGCGCAAACCGCAGGTGGATGGTTGCTCGAGTTtccgaaggcgcgcagaacGCCTGTTTTAGACCCAAACACAAGATGGCAGGCATCTGCTTCTATTCATCGACTACACTACATCCAACGCATGCCGTCTTGCAGGAAGGCTTAGGGTAGCGCTGCCAAGACATTATCAGTTCATTCTCGTTCGCTTTGCTTCCCGCCAGAAAACAGCGCTCCCAGCATGGGACACCGACTAGTCCTgtagccgccgcgccccccaGGGTGTGCACTCGACAAACCGCCCCCTGAGCTGCGACTCAAGTACTGCCCATCCTTGGTCTGCGATCACTTTCGATTAACCAAggaagcgcaggcgctttATTCAAGGTTATTTGACGCTCCCTTTTCGATCCACCTCTTCGCTCGCCCGCCATTGGAAACCGGCGAGAAAGCGCaggacgcgcctcgcgcagcagcgcagactgtcctcgtctgcgcgtgagagaagaaggctcACATGCACTGACATTGAACGCTCCATCGTACGACGAAAATTGCAgcagcgctgcagcacaCTCGTGCAATGCAGAGGTAACAATCATCATTTTGGTCTGGGCCGTGCATTTTCTGTCGAGGCTCTAACTTGGTGCGCGGCAGAGCCGGAAGGGAGGCTCGGGCAAgtcgcgagagacgcgagtgCATATGGACCCCGAGAGCGGAAAACCTGCTTTCTCGTGTTGGGAGAAAGACACGTAATTCTTTGGTCTGTGGCGGTTCTCCATCTCTTTCACACGCTTCTACACTAGGCTTTGGTTTGTTTACGTCCACAGAttgcgacgccgcgggcctgcctctcgcgggcTCTCCAGACCTGACTAGTTTCGTTGACCAGCTTTGCTGCCAGAGTCTCACGCGTCTGGCAATCTTTCGCGTGTTAATAttgtgtatatgcatgttCTTCTGTCTGTTGTAAGCGTCTTTGTATCTTCAAGCGAGGTTCATGTAGCGTGAGTGCCTCTTCCCCAGCTTCTTCATTGTCTTCGTTGAACCGCGGGCTTTGACGCGTCCATTAGGCTATTtaaggcgctgcggcgttgTTTCTAGATCTGCATTGAACGCTCTACAGTCTCACCTAGGCTCCCCCTCACCCTCACACCGCAGAGGGAAACCTGGCTCTCGACAGAAGAccagaaggcgaggccgtAGGGGTCCGAGTCAAAGAAGAATTTGCCGACACTCGGGTTTGCTTCCACAGGGACCGATCTCCGCAGAGGGGGCGAAAGTGAGACCGCACAGGGAGGAGATAGGcgggcagacggcgaggcgaggaaagGCCTTTCTTTTGTGCCACAGGTTTTAGGAAACAAAATGGCAAGCGTGGTGCACAAAATCTTCTTTCCCGGCATCGCCCCCTACCTCCAGGCGAAGGCCCTCCGGCTTCCCCTTTCTGATAAAGTCAAGCGACTCCTAGGTACGTCTGAGTTCACGCAGTTTTTCCCTGTTGAGTCTCTCTCACTTTTCTCTGTCTGTTCCTTCTCATCTGTTTccgtcggcctctgcgtcaaTGTCCTCGCCTTTTGGGAACCTGCTCTCTCCGTGTCCCGCTCGTATGCTGTCTCGAGTGTCGGGTTCCAATGCTGTGTTCCCCCCTCCTTTAGCGTTTCTTCTCGTGTGTCCTGCAGCCCCCTCGGTTTGTCTTTCTCGGGCCAGCCCACAGGAGTCGTCgaggtttttttttcttcgccttttgCGAGCCCGCCAAGCAGGCTGCCGGCCGCAGCATCCAGTGACGCGCTTCTTTCGACATTCTATTGGATCTGTTCTGTGCGGCGACACCACGCTGCGTATCCAACTGTGTGTGCATGTATTTTATATATTCTTATGGGTATTTGCATTCCCGGGGAGCTTGATGGCGCCCTCACGGAGCGCTGATGAGCGTTTTCTGGGTTTCTCAGGGAGCTGTGGCGAGACTTCTCGTCCGTGTGTTTTCGAAATGCAGCGCATCCAGCGGGGCCCTTCACGATTCACTTCTGGGCACCTGCACTGAAGTGGGGAATTTGCATTGCCAACCTTGTCGACATGAAGAAACAGAAAATCGAAAACACCTCAGTGCCCCAGCAAACAGGTGCGCCTCGACCACCGGTGAACGAAGGTCTTCTCTGTATGCGGATCTTGACATGTGCACATAACTCGAGGTACTCTGTTAGTGATCTGCACGACGGATGTCCCTTTCGTTGTGTTGAATGTTTATGCACCTCCGCGGCGTTTTTTCTGTAGgcccctcgcgctcgccgtgaAATGCCCAAGATTTTCCACGCGTGCGTtgtgcatatgtatatatatgcgatCCATGTAAAAAGGAGACAAAGCCAGTAGATCGCACGCCGTGCACCTCAGCGGTGCACGCAAGTCGCATCCATGTATCTGCGTGCAAGCGTGTACGTAGAGTCCACCGAAACTGTCTCTTCCGCGGAGGTCGTTTTCTGTGTGGCAGCGGTGGCGCTCTCGGGTATCATCTGGTCGCGTTACAGCACTGTCATCACGCCGAAGAACTGGAATCTCTTCTCCGGTGAGGGTACCGCCGAAAAATCGAGGAAAAAAAAAGTGCCGGTCAAGTGCCGGCCAAACGCTTTAAGGCAGTGTGTTTATGGCGCACATGTGCACTTCGCTGCCCGTAcacgcgagagagccgcgcagaaaTAGACaggcacatatatatatatatatatatatatatatatatatatatatatatatatatatataaacgtGTGTTTCTTATATGTATTGAGAGACAGGTAGATAATAACGGATCGACCATACACAAAGAGTAGGACGCGATGAGTGTTGTCACTCGGAGATGTCTGGACATGTCGTGAGCTACATGCATGTGTGGATTGCCAGGGGCGGATTGTCTGTTTGTGTTTCTCTTTCAGTTAATATGGCAATGGCAATAACAGGCTCCATCCAGCTGTACCGCGTGTTTATGCATCACTtgaacgaggaggaagctgctCGCAACGGATCAGGGGGGTCGGTCCTGCCTTCGTCGGCTTGAGAACAGTCGAAGTAAAAATGGGAAACTGCCAAGGAGTGGCACGGATTTCTCAAAGGCAGAGAAACGATTCGTGGTTGCGGTCGATTCGTCTACGATCTCGCCGTGCTTTGCTTATCCTCTAGCACCCTATGGAGTGGGGAAAATAAGGGAAagagaggcccgcgcctTCGGGAGCGTGTCCCTGACCGAGAGGGTGTTTTCGACGTGGGTCTCACGCTTGTGAATTTTGACGCTCTGATCTTCCCGTTCCCGTGGGCGTATGGTGCGCGATACACCTTTTTTCATAAAAGTGACTAGCCAGCCGTTGGTGACTGGCGCGAATGACTCCTGGAACGCACGATAGTGTTTCATTTAAAAcgaagcagcgaggcagcagagagacaaaCGATTCTCGATGTGATATGGTCAAGTGTACGTACATTTTCCCACAGCTGCAGTGATGAGCTAACGTGATCAGACCCGTGCCGTAAACCTTATGATACAAGTTGGAGGAAGAGGTGAAAAGGTACACGGGGAAAACTGCATGCCGGTGCCTCTGCCCGTGCATCAGTTGAGTCTGGGCGCGTTGTAGGAGGAAGAGGTTTTCCTTGCCCTACATATCAGCGTCAGACTAGCGGAGGCTCATCTCCTGCAAGCAAAGAAAGAGGGAGAGCGTCTCTGAACGCACCAGACGCTCATGTATGTACACCTGGACGAAGTGCGTTTCTTTTTCGCCTCTACGAACTCAATTCATCGTCGGTTACCCGCGCTTGCCATCCATAGAGTGTCCTCAGCGTATACACAAGCCTGTGTCAAGGGGGTTAAAACCTGGTAGATTCTCTCAACGCGCAGCATTGAAGACACATGCGGATACGGAACCCTACGGGAGGAAGGTCACGCACGCGATCAGGACTCTAGATATAATAAAAACG is a genomic window of Besnoitia besnoiti strain Bb-Ger1 chromosome IV, whole genome shotgun sequence containing:
- a CDS encoding WD-40 repeat protein (encoded by transcript BESB_051860), which produces MASVVHKIFFPGIAPYLQAKALRLPLSDKVKRLLAHPAGPFTIHFWAPALKWGICIANLVDMKKQKIENTSVPQQTAVALSGIIWSRYSTVITPKNWNLFSVNMAMAITGSIQLYRVFMHHLNEEEAARNGSGGSVLPSSA
- a CDS encoding hypothetical protein (encoded by transcript BESB_051850) — protein: MFEFFRSRVSPSSSPSSALSTRPSTAAVPADPGGEKDSSQGTRIPQSLSSPPPPYPLSASAFATSALASEVCSSSSGPSSASFGLPTAPSAPPLALPAPSLATPPPLPTAATDPPFSPSLLPSAASPLSACDEQLLLHLHWKNQQLVRQEVEQRRASRRLLPRYAPRGQSAPQPDLGPSSPAGASPGLPFSWSLQSSESVSFGGSSASSSVPSPARHVHAGDGRSLQKAEGAPLRSQSVDGLPADSLPSTQARVGARDEHGVSWRTEQALPAVGLASSTSRLPSVSDWPSLPRLSRSEGHWRSVSSPAEVSAASKPPVPPGRPSCRWVSSSARSASADLAASAALASSSSSVSGSRSRVVYVHPNVPGASPDVYVVAAGQPRPNVQRSSSSEVVVPSQSVVVRACGGPPPPANFPPTSFSLSYSQKDSAPRSGLSHPSPRQTANQSQPAPPSAGRPSPGCSPQSPSQASPSCGPAAGAYPAPPTISSHSGSSLSAAVSTPDRRQLPACGLLTPVSPSFAPAHSLQGPARATLPLNADTEGARARAHEGSWSDGAKPLSVSAEFAPSPVRGFAFVGPPWPRRPQQLWGPASSSPPPHRPDGTLVHPSLSSSASPFALSPESLRLHAPVDVQSAPFDGADDAAPGLLLSDLQLARPASPRPASPVSSWQISSAASRLPPVQVSSSSCGTPQRCEQAESPEGDQITGAVFCPAYLGVDTPRGQREQRGVLAGSIGEGEAGRLVTEGRGEHPGSRSEARLSLRVARRPEAAVPPSSQRSRSALEASLSASSSTLAASAAASASPSVPSAVRSLSSASTRAPRGENQTGAPAAARELSAAGSAQSGAPSAPASPAGAQGREIRRGLSSSSLQRHLSASLAFVSPQRRGSAASPEAAPSSAKQGVATSAQREGRGEAEGKAGRRERAASDVAHEVRTIVRGDAEKADARRALLGRSGGPGLVSPKRPQKEETTRVPRTASAFSVGSRTTRAGHAVASAAFRAASRVVSRPLARVLSPRRKRGAEAADDEGGREKKPHWAGVETGPGKHSPQKDSAGAGVATPRSFLAASRRGSARFASSLLSASAAASLLAKAGTPEAARFGGLRLEPRRTGRKRECGRRHEEVASDKAAQLAKEGATGSLRVSEASPRSLAARGSAATFQELEDGGRDAGPRDEAAAPANSHAEYLGRREAEERLKAFAAFEGEFCTHEEEENGTEERSAREGSARERRAKGDREKIAAAAEDDAPSAKEEERFEQGRLSGVHGRNPEEEEGEELAEEEAEGDPSAAEDGAEDLRATEEEANANDRREELERGDATEPEETENTEEDELASIAGKHDEEETEAEFPEDRRGSHSDRSQENGNEAESRGSAAQADCGEDFIRSEEEGRAEARRGDLGVVSGEAVAAEDEAQKRSGSDGVALGVAGFHESAADGVRLAETIEVQGLEARRFQGDASEEGESCRRSCDPGCAAGDSQQEGSDPPRESLAREQPLLCLDFSATANATMSFASSPPRSASPPPTSRASSSRAPSSVRASPPFSSARSSPARRGSPLRREDDAEESVFVRWRKNFADAHEELRVYQRTLESLSPPVEGADSAPQRRSPCSPHSPATHSAARPTSGRQPAAVAPNSADEEPFEGRRGASGAHRPSLSLSDLSAEIVDEALEAAGAADAAEAEPSSGRPVESFSPLFAGDTSMPRSPTDAPPSPAPATLSASLEPAPPPSLAASSLPCSSPSASSAALPSPLAASGSRAACSASSSSLSASLASSSSVLASSASAASSASSSAAASGAPRPVGVLWGPPAVGGALGDCKAGEEPQAPASLGCAAGPTAPQEPLAQMPAAGAASAPLPLAAAHAPTSFASPLASPASSSSTSPVFAGRKPREPAPSLLSNFFVARDRLEVAYSAPPEQLTLPVAPPPLPLAAPHASASLPRASSVSAFAGIAADAPGGAEGAPPAAGREGSTRERGAADSVPGEEAAGDHDEALRGEETDEEEAAEGGENGGARVYQDFASGRREDPAGVSLKEKALVADAQALPRPAPFSSPAFGCLPAHPPSAIERQLELVLKDEEAALRAYMPLLPASASPSASSAASSAASPSAAAAAAGALPLLFAQGLEGEEAAAAAAGEGSTRCSRLSEDDEAFEAALRETRQLSALQLRVRVWRGKYQSLKRLDSEKDRVIREQLAQLQQKDGICLELLEAGEAKLARARLEHAKQVEELAGQIRALERRLESETRAREEERAAADVQRKVEAEDFRQRSEQALLEKDAELARLRFTVAAGEGELQSERARAEEARARLTQAASEARQAREALALRVATLEEELVAARAELGRLCDARDAEQREAATLREREAELAEELRTLQETEEARAQREGALLDQVHRQEKQLEKQQQVLKDQETLLFEQQAELVELQRRLDESLAQRGGEAAADAGPRPERESPSSAAIPGEDEGAQQQKGVCLGEGESEQLIAKKNRKQESDGRVDKPASAVEVEEEAAERAAIRQQLEQAHADLLYAERVVAAFERRQRELEEELAQCREELRAHAELRRGEDESERAATVSRLVETDRREPTDAPEEGRELSLSLRIEEEYEAENKRLREEAKRHREEMKKARETESELTMQVQVLKGQKGDLEEATHAAERRAAHLLTLHQTLQKEFATLKEELELYRRARSSPGAERHARASAASSPTEKENAAELRRGRNALVRGLEASLRQTKDEGAEEREALAEAREQLRRSQEECRALAAKAETLAGANRALRTQVATLSCGASAAGCSASHVFASFASPAQSEEQTQQEAELRRIEEENRVLRDELHRTQSEAAKALAALEREVYDAALANLSLRDAGAKALVPRGAASASREQALAEGEPRRRRPRPRRASLPPLRSASALSPDACGWGAEGEAAASQFAFALDCEEDGSRRADVRENLELVQLKEALGSAAAKERIQHARIRSLEQQLKSQRDYYHRRLAAAAFGPRASAGVRDASAKSRRPPKASASAAPPSSASRASSSARERRAPRQVRALESEEVTPGRGCERRLQSAESARGRPQGAGEEGGFSGSPPPLREAECACSEDRELVGTLQARQHLFPLLYRDNPAVATLFAFWLLAQRLYFRRIAASASAGSLGPAAADAARDGEPLAPRLPEVPLERRLELLLAFLFPPPDPAAAAAVSPGGESRIGFEDFRRAIAAVGCAASERDAVGAWAVVANPPEPRAAAAQEGRIPNAGERLASSLEPDADVTAWTVSRVRMLQRAKQTDPTFLFLAYCALTQRLKLQKKEIAVLSSSNKALLNAAQEQQDILRQQRELDAEKRREEREMYERKLNLYLAEALKQQHKEHQRELALLRHQQAPTPPPPLPSPYSAWQSAVEGVEPRETGRLREVRERRAEAKAQMENLKSSFQDAFAPPSPHPSPTLPQPVSTSSAYAGLLRETNEALCHQLHLLKENVELRETLLRPGSEFKPNEHDRRRGDVPEADREGRGGGGEIADAYTREKTQRHPQAVLAMLDAQLDVLSRDVEGTVQARTGCTPKNQK